Proteins encoded together in one Pantoea sp. CCBC3-3-1 window:
- the dppF gene encoding dipeptide ABC transporter ATP-binding subunit DppF produces MKQATDSALLMQAIDLKKHYPVKKGLFGQERLVKALDGVSFNLERGKTLAVVGESGCGKSTLGRLLTMIETPTEGQLFYQGQDLLKPDPSAQQLRRQKIQIVFQNPYGSLNPRKKVSQILEEPLLINTRLSKAERREKTLAMMAKVGLKTEHYDRYPHMFSGGQRQRIAIARGLMLDPDVLIADEPVSALDVSVRAQVLNLMMDLQQELGLSYVFISHDLSVVEHIADEVMVMYLGRCVERGTKEAIFANPRHPYTQALLSATPRLNPDDRRERIKLTGELPSPLNPPPGCAFNARCRRRFGPCTQFQPQLKQYGEQQIACFAVDQDEGQSVPR; encoded by the coding sequence ATGAAGCAAGCTACTGACTCTGCCCTGCTGATGCAGGCAATCGATCTGAAAAAGCATTACCCGGTGAAGAAAGGGCTGTTCGGTCAGGAGCGATTGGTGAAAGCGCTGGACGGCGTCTCTTTCAACCTCGAGCGCGGCAAAACGCTGGCGGTCGTTGGCGAATCGGGTTGCGGAAAATCCACGCTGGGCCGCCTGTTGACGATGATTGAAACGCCCACCGAAGGACAGCTGTTTTATCAGGGACAGGATTTGCTGAAGCCCGATCCTTCCGCGCAGCAGCTACGGCGTCAAAAGATTCAGATTGTCTTCCAGAACCCGTATGGCTCTCTCAACCCGCGGAAAAAAGTCAGCCAAATACTGGAAGAACCGCTGCTGATCAATACTCGCCTGAGTAAAGCGGAACGGCGTGAAAAAACGCTGGCGATGATGGCGAAGGTCGGGCTTAAAACGGAACATTACGACCGCTATCCGCATATGTTTTCTGGCGGCCAGCGCCAGCGCATCGCTATCGCTCGCGGGTTGATGCTCGATCCGGACGTGCTGATTGCCGATGAGCCGGTCTCCGCGCTGGATGTTTCCGTCCGTGCTCAGGTGCTGAACCTGATGATGGATCTGCAACAGGAGCTGGGTCTCTCCTACGTGTTTATCTCGCACGACCTGTCGGTGGTAGAGCATATCGCGGATGAGGTGATGGTAATGTATCTGGGACGTTGCGTGGAGCGGGGCACGAAAGAAGCGATTTTTGCGAATCCGCGTCATCCCTATACTCAGGCGCTGCTGTCCGCCACGCCTCGTCTTAACCCGGACGATCGGCGCGAACGCATCAAGCTTACCGGCGAGCTGCCAAGCCCACTTAATCCGCCGCCGGGCTGTGCGTTCAACGCGCGTTGTCGACGTCGTTTCGGTCCCTGTACGCAGTTTCAGCCGCAGCTGAAACAGTATGGTGAACAGCAGATTGCCTGTTTTGCTGTGGATCAGGATGAAGGGCAGTCGGTTCCGCGTTAA
- the bcsO gene encoding cellulose biosynthesis protein BcsO: MKSYDDLQRFKEKTHTNHIEFKDMSEQTKNSDSANWAIIKQLMNHSTTPTLGNGQSINVAVPQPIAEDTFSLAATPLQARPDLPARRTPPAAVPRAGSVAAFVAAQPADVGSRSLLESVSASLKPALTAISPAAADAHYAAGSVPVDIAQAHAGFAETDVRPAAEEASTDIFTQLQKSAPLPVAQPARPVARSAVETETPRFKQLFSATSEARTLSKDTLLQPLLERIALCR, from the coding sequence ATGAAAAGTTATGACGATCTGCAGCGTTTTAAAGAGAAAACGCATACAAACCATATCGAATTCAAGGATATGTCTGAACAGACAAAGAATTCAGACAGTGCGAACTGGGCGATCATCAAACAGCTGATGAACCACAGCACCACGCCGACCTTAGGGAATGGTCAAAGTATTAACGTCGCGGTGCCGCAGCCTATTGCAGAAGATACATTCAGCCTGGCTGCTACGCCGTTACAGGCCCGCCCTGATCTGCCCGCACGCCGCACGCCACCTGCTGCCGTACCGCGTGCAGGCAGCGTGGCTGCTTTTGTTGCGGCTCAGCCCGCGGATGTGGGTAGTCGCTCACTGCTGGAGAGCGTATCGGCTTCGTTGAAACCTGCGTTAACCGCCATTTCGCCAGCCGCAGCTGACGCACACTATGCTGCCGGATCGGTGCCCGTTGACATTGCACAGGCGCATGCTGGTTTTGCGGAAACTGACGTTCGTCCCGCTGCCGAAGAGGCATCGACAGATATTTTCACCCAGCTTCAAAAATCTGCGCCGCTTCCGGTCGCGCAACCGGCCCGGCCTGTCGCGCGTAGCGCAGTCGAGACGGAAACCCCGCGTTTCAAACAGCTGTTTAGCGCCACATCTGAAGCCAGGACCTTATCCAAAGATACCCTGCTGCAACCCCTGTTGGAGAGAATTGCCTTATGCCGTTAG
- the dppD gene encoding dipeptide ABC transporter ATP-binding protein, with the protein MALLNIDQLSVHFGDEKAPFRAVDRISYQVEQGQVVGIVGESGSGKSVSSLAIMGLIDYPGRVMADRLEFNQRDLKRISEKERRQLVGSEVAMIFQDPMTSLNPCYTVGFQIMEAIKVHQGGNKRTRRQRAIDLLNQVGIPDPASRLDVYPHQLSGGMSQRVMIAMAIACRPKLLIADEPTTALDVTIQAQIIELLLDLQRQENMALILITHDLALVAEAAQHIIVMYAGQVVETGRAVDIFKAPRHPYTQALLRALPEFAVDKARLASLPGVVPGKYDRPNGCLLNPRCPYAQDRCRVEEPELRDIPGRQSKCHFPLDDAGRPTYEASY; encoded by the coding sequence ATGGCATTATTAAATATAGACCAACTGTCGGTGCATTTCGGCGACGAGAAAGCACCGTTCCGCGCGGTAGATCGCATCAGCTATCAGGTTGAACAGGGCCAGGTAGTGGGCATCGTGGGCGAATCCGGTTCCGGAAAATCGGTCAGTTCTCTGGCAATCATGGGACTGATTGATTATCCCGGCAGAGTGATGGCTGACCGGCTGGAGTTTAATCAGCGCGATTTGAAGCGCATTTCTGAAAAAGAACGCCGCCAGCTGGTTGGCTCCGAAGTGGCGATGATTTTTCAGGATCCGATGACCAGCCTGAATCCCTGCTACACCGTAGGCTTTCAGATTATGGAAGCGATCAAGGTGCACCAGGGCGGTAATAAACGCACGCGCCGCCAGCGTGCGATAGATTTACTGAATCAGGTTGGCATACCCGATCCGGCCTCCCGACTGGATGTTTATCCGCACCAGCTTTCCGGCGGCATGAGCCAGCGCGTGATGATCGCGATGGCGATTGCCTGTCGGCCAAAATTGCTGATTGCCGATGAGCCAACCACGGCGCTCGATGTCACCATTCAGGCGCAGATCATTGAGCTACTGCTTGATCTTCAGCGTCAGGAAAACATGGCGCTGATCCTGATCACGCACGATCTGGCGCTGGTGGCGGAAGCAGCGCAACACATTATCGTCATGTACGCCGGGCAGGTCGTGGAAACCGGCAGGGCGGTGGATATCTTCAAAGCGCCGCGCCATCCCTACACTCAGGCGCTGCTGCGCGCGCTGCCTGAGTTTGCCGTTGATAAGGCGCGACTGGCTTCACTACCCGGCGTGGTGCCGGGGAAATATGACCGGCCAAACGGCTGCCTGCTAAATCCGCGCTGCCCGTATGCGCAGGACCGTTGTCGTGTCGAAGAACCTGAATTACGTGATATTCCGGGACGCCAGTCCAAATGTCATTTCCCACTGGATGATGCCGGGAGACCAACTTATGAAGCAAGCTACTGA
- the bcsQ gene encoding cellulose biosynthesis protein BcsQ, whose amino-acid sequence MPLVCVCSPKGGVGKTTLAANLAYTLARGGSKVLAIDFDVQNALRLHFGVPLSDGRGFVAKSAGSPDWSQSILTTGGNIFVMPYGDVTEDQRVEFEGNLSQDPNFLKRGLQTVLNYPGLIIVADFPPGPGPALKAMTDLADLHLVVMLADTASLSLLPQIENEKMIGGALNQRAGHFFVLNQSDSRRNISRDVTTFMQQRLGDRLLGVVNRDESVAEANASQQSIYDFSPVSAAAFDIEIVGKRVAALLDIKVGDGEMQAPLRSR is encoded by the coding sequence ATGCCGTTAGTTTGTGTTTGTTCTCCCAAAGGTGGCGTAGGTAAAACCACGCTTGCAGCTAACCTGGCCTACACGCTGGCTCGCGGCGGAAGCAAAGTGTTAGCCATCGACTTCGATGTGCAGAACGCTTTACGCCTGCATTTTGGCGTGCCGTTGTCTGACGGGCGTGGTTTTGTGGCGAAATCGGCCGGATCACCAGACTGGAGTCAGTCTATCCTCACCACCGGCGGTAATATTTTTGTGATGCCGTACGGCGACGTTACTGAGGATCAGCGCGTTGAATTTGAAGGGAATTTATCGCAAGACCCTAACTTTCTTAAGCGTGGTCTGCAAACCGTTCTGAACTATCCTGGCCTGATTATCGTGGCTGATTTTCCTCCAGGCCCCGGGCCCGCCCTAAAGGCAATGACCGATCTTGCCGATTTACACCTTGTGGTCATGCTGGCGGATACCGCCTCGCTATCGCTGTTGCCGCAAATTGAGAACGAAAAAATGATTGGCGGCGCGCTGAATCAGCGGGCTGGTCACTTCTTCGTGCTTAACCAAAGCGACAGCCGCCGTAACATCAGTCGTGACGTCACGACCTTTATGCAGCAGCGTCTGGGCGACCGTTTGCTTGGCGTGGTAAACCGTGATGAAAGCGTGGCAGAGGCTAACGCCTCTCAGCAATCCATTTATGACTTCAGCCCGGTTTCCGCAGCGGCCTTTGATATCGAAATAGTGGGCAAGCGCGTTGCGGCGCTGCTGGATATCAAGGTAGGTGATGGTGAAATGCAGGCCCCGTTGCGCTCGCGCTAG